Proteins encoded within one genomic window of Brassica rapa cultivar Chiifu-401-42 chromosome A09, CAAS_Brap_v3.01, whole genome shotgun sequence:
- the LOC117128114 gene encoding uncharacterized protein LOC117128114 — protein MAHTSSQTTIVFVIVALICAFVPAFSVEEAEAKLLWDTCLLKISPKCALDIIGVVFENLTITDACCHDLVQEGKMCHDTLIKYIAEKPHLVAHETEYLKKSDDLWTHCVSILQTA, from the coding sequence ATGGCTCACACTTCTTCCCAAACTACAATCGTATTCGTTATTGTTGCTTTGATTTGTGCGTTCGTTCCTGCATTCTCTGTTGAAGAAGCTGAAGCAAAATTACTATGGGATACATGTCTTCTTAAAATCAGTCCAAAATGTGCGTTGGATATAATTGGTGTTGTCTTTGAAAATTTAACCATCACTGATGCCTGTTGTCATGATCTTGTTCAAGAAGGAAAAATGTGTCACGATACTCTTATCAAATATATTGCTGAGAAGCCGCATTTAGTTGCCCACGAAACAGAGTATTTGAAGAAAAGTGATGATTTGTGGACTCATTGTGTCTCAATTTTGCAAACTGCTTAA
- the LOC108870334 gene encoding protein DOWN-REGULATED IN DIF1 11-like produces MAHTSSQTTIVFVVVALICAFVPAFSFEEAEEKLLWDTCLLKISPKCALDIIGVVFENLTITDACCHDLVQEGKMCHDTLIKYIAEKPHLVAHETEYLKKSDDLWTHCVSISQTA; encoded by the coding sequence ATGGCTCACACTTCTTCCCAAACTACTATCGTATTCGTTGTTGTTGCTTTGATTTGTGCGTTCGTTCCTGCATTCTCTtttgaagaagctgaagaaaaaTTACTATGGGATACATGTCTTCTTAAAATCAGTCCAAAATGTGCGTTGGATATAATTGGTGTTGTCTTTGAAAATTTAACCATCACTGATGCATGTTGTCATGATCTTGTTCAAGAAGGAAAAATGTGTCACGATACTCTTATCAAATATATTGCTGAGAAGCCGCATTTAGTTGCCCACGAAACAGAGTATTTGAAGAAAAGTGATGATTTGTGGACTCATTGTGTCTCAATTTCGCAAACTGCTTAA
- the LOC117128116 gene encoding uncharacterized protein LOC117128116, translating to MAHTSSQTTIVFVVVALICAFVPAFSVEEAEAKLLWDTCLLKISPKCALDIIGVVFENLTITDACCHDLVREGKMCHDTLIKYIAEKPHLVAHETEYLKKSDDLWTHCVSISQTA from the coding sequence ATGGCTCACACTTCTTCCCAAACTACTATCGTATTCGTTGTTGTTGCTTTGATTTGTGCGTTCGTTCCTGCATTCTCTGTTGAAGAAGCTGAAGCAAAATTACTATGGGATACATGTCTTCTTAAAATCAGTCCAAAATGTGCGTTGGATATAATTGGTGTTGTCTTTGAAAATTTAACCATCACTGATGCATGTTGTCATGATCTTGTTCGAGAAGGAAAAATGTGTCACGATACTCTTATCAAATATATTGCTGAGAAGCCGCATTTAGTTGCCCACGAAACAGAGTATTTGAAGAAAAGTGATGATTTGTGGACTCATTGTGTCTCAATTTCGCAAACTGCTTAA
- the LOC117127741 gene encoding uncharacterized protein LOC117127741, whose amino-acid sequence NRRQKFHSKIPDTNILIYYINIICHLFRKHWHNGFTSSRTTIIFIVVALICAFVPAFSVEKAEAKSLWDTCLLKISPKCALDIIGVVFENLTITDACCHDLVQEGKMCHDTVIEYIAEKPHLVAHETEYLKKSDDLWTHCVSISQIA is encoded by the coding sequence AATAGGAGACAAaaatttcattctaaaataccagatacaaacattttaatatattatattaatattatttgccACTTATTTCGAAAACATTGGCACAATGGCTTCACTTCTTCCCGAACTACTATCATATTCATTGTTGTTGCTTTGATTTGTGCGTTTGTTCCTGCATTCTCTGTTGAAAAAGCTGAAGCAAAATCACTATGGGATACATGTCTTCTTAAAATAAGTCCAAAATGTGCGTTGGATATAATTGGTGTTGTCTTTGAAAATTTAACCATCACTGATGCATGCTGTCATGATCTTGTTCAAGAAGGAAAAATGTGTCACGATACTGTTATCGAATATATTGCTGAGAAGCCGCATTTAGTTGCCCACGAAACAGAGTATTTGAAGAAAAGTGATGATTTGTGGACTCATTGTGTCTCAATTTCGCAAATtgcttaa